TTCAATCGAATCGGTTTATATCTACTTTACTGACAGCTCCTGGAACATCTAGTAATGCTTTTGATTCAAATCACAACAGTTGCTATTTTCGTGTAACGATAAAGAAACAGAGATAATGTTACAAGTTccacataaatttttataaaaaaaatatgctcaacctttaaaaaatgttaaaaaaaagcTATTTTTTGTTAGTGTGATCTACTTTTTTACGAAAAACGTCTTGACgttgtctatttaaaatttgtacctAATATTATTCAAGTAAGCAATGATTTAATTTCGCACCAAGCATTTCTGCAAACTCTCATCAACTCAAATGTAAGGAAAATCATCCAGCATCTttttttgggggaggggggaTTCTTACAAACTTTCACCTGCATTTTATTCAACACCAAAAATTGCCTTCCCCGCCCCCCACTTGGTTCTAAGTCATCATGTTGATCTCCAAATTCAACCTATCTCACAGAACTGCAGGTGAAAAAGGGGGGGCAGGAGGTATAGGTAATAAATATATCCTTCATAGAAGCATAAAAAAGAGTTGTGACAAAAGAGCCAATGAGGGGCAACTTTAACCCGATTGATCGGGTAAAGGTTCTGCTGAACTTGGAACCGAGTGTGGAGAAGAACCGGCCTCTTCGGTTGAATCCTCTGAAGTCTTTGTATCAGATTTCTCATGTTTGTTGCTTGTAGCATCATGTTTCTGGACCCAATCAGGAAATCTTGATGATTTAGAAGGGGAAGACTCAGATGAGTGGGCTGTTGACATGCTTCTCGGATAGCTAATAAGAGATGAATCAAGCATGGGTACATTAGGGAGGCCCAAACTGTAGTTATGAGGATATGCAACAACTGGGTGATCATATTTGCAAGTTGGACCATACTTGCAGACTCCATACATACTGTAGTAAGAACAGATAGCTTGCCCCTGCACATTGCAGAAGCAGGGATCAGCCCAGCCGCTGATGTATaaaaacaaagaactaaaagggacaaCATTTTGCTGGCTTATTAAATAACTAAGGAATTCCTCAACTTAATTAACCGTGCATTTATGAGAAGATATGGAAAGTTGCGGACactttgcaaaaaataaaaaataaacgaaattctttaaaaaagcaTTCATGATATTCCAAATTATTCCCAAGTTCCAAGCAATTATGAAAGCAGACAGCAAGAGCAAAATGCATCTTACTGTATATAAAAAAGATGATGAACTTACCGGTCTCAAGGGAAGGCTGGGCAGGATTGGTCCTGATTGCGCAATCCTTTCTTTTGGGTGATGGTACTTGCAATCAGATCCATATTTGCAGGTTCCAGTGTTCATAAAATACCGGCACTCTGGTTGGTCGGGTCTCTCAGGGAGACTCAGAGTAGTTGCTGGTAACATCCCTCTGGAACCAACCTCACCTGGATTTTTGGGGTTGTACATAAAATTGGGGCTAAGAAGAGTGGTGGAACTGTTAGGAGACAGAGGGCTCATGTTTCCCTGAACAAGAATGAAAgcatgatcaaaaaataaaagagaaaagaaaatcccaACTCATCCAAACAATTCATCTCAAGCCCCACCAAGATTCAATAACTTCTCTGGGTCCCATCATCAAAAACATCTTTTGGTGACATCTGTCATatccaaatccaaaaacaaaaggaaggCATAGCCTAATAATTACCATGCCTATACACATACGAAGAATGACTTAAGCCATGCAATCACTGCAGCATAAGATGAGGCCATCTAAGAGCATAAAAGTGTTCAACTTAAGGAGTTTATGTGTCTACACGAGTATATGTACATCATAATTAGGCTATAtctactttttgtttttggatatGGCTGGCTGAGGTAGGAAATGAAAATGTCACCAATCATCCTTTTAATCTTCTTGGTATATCATAATAACTTCTGCAACTAAAAATTCTGTCAGACATTTGTTGTTCTTTAAACGTCAATCCCATAAACAAGATTGTTGGTTTCAGTAACACTCCAGCCCAGCTCATCCCAGTAAACAGGCAATGACTGACATTGCAAATACAGGGTACAGTGAGGGCTGCAGGTTAGCCACCACAACAGAAAAATCATAGAAGCAGTTTGACATTCTAGTGACGAAAGGTAAGTCAAAGCATCTTAAAAAATGAATGCGAAAATAACCTTTACAATGATGTCAACTATACTTGCTGATCGCTTTGGATCTTTCCTAGCACCATAGCTCCAAAATCACCAAATTAAGCTAGAACATGGCATTATTGTTCCAAAACCACCGCATAAGAACTAAATGCAAAGgttgaaaataatgataaacaGCCAATTCTAAAACAAACAAGGGCCAATGATTGCAaaagacacttttttttttttcttttttcttttataattattataaaaaataagtgtGATTGCAtgatacaccttaccattgacttataaaaacaaaagactTTCAAACAAGAATGGTTTAATTTAAGATACTATGTACTGACCATGTATGTGTTCCAGCCCTGTGCAGATACAATGCCCGGAGGAGGAAGAACAACAGGCATGTAAGATTCTGGACCTGGCAATCGCGGGCTAGATATATATGAAACTCTCGGAAAAGACCATGCAGGAAGTCCACCAGCATAAGGTTGACCTGGTGAAGGCACAACCGCTGAGGCCATGGATCCAAAAGCACCATGTCCAGCTACTGGTAAAAGAGTTCCAAGTGATTCAGGCTGCGGATGATGGAACTTGCAAGCACCTCCAAACTTGCACGACACAGTTCGCATGTAATAAGGACATGGTTTTTCTTCCTAGACAAGATCATAACAATATGTCCtcaatggaaaaaaatatatatatatacaaaaaaagaaggttgtacttttattgtttttgcatttattGCAAATGAATCAGTAAATAGAACTAAAACCACAAAGATAAGGACCTGACGCATCGGGAGACCTAAAATATTGAATGAGACTGGTCCAGCACCACGCCTGTCCCTTGGATGATGATATTTACATGTTGATCCATATTTGCACGTCCCTGTCTTCAGAAAATACTGCAATGCATGCCCCAGTTGAAAATTCATAAACTACTAGTGTCAAAAAGCACAAATAAATCCCCAAGAACAATTAGCATTATCGGTGGAGGTGAATTCCAAGTCTATTTAACAATTGATAACAATAGATCACAGAGGTGGATTGagcttatattttaaattgtggAGAACTTCAAGCTAGAACGAGCATTATCCTTAACAGTGAAAACCACATCATCTTCTTTTTGAATGTTAGTATTACTTCCTTTCGCAGAAAAATTTGACATCATTCAGAAGTGTTTGCATACACAGAGAAATATTCCATCATATACAGATAATATAACAAGTGAAAGGAAGTCTCAACGACAGAATCTGTGTTTCCATCCTAAAATAATTGAGACTAGGAACAATGTCTGCTACTGGTGACAAAACTAAAGAACAGAAAAGCAATTTCAATTGTCCACAATTATATTATTTGAGAACACGTGACAATGATCAGAATTCTGTTAGAATAATCTCATTATAATGCTGCTGTCAAAAAGCTTTCTGCTTTTCTATCTATGTTTGGTAGAGATTCTCACACCAAATTCATGTTTCTCCAAAACTGTATGCAGTTTGAATACTTCTTTCGGGAGTCTTAAATTTGCAATGGTTTAAAGTAATACTTTTctctacatatataattaaaacgTATATCAGATTAAAAGCAATTACAAAAGCAAACCACATTGTATTCTTTGTTTTTAGTACTTTCAGTCCTACAGATCATTGTAAACGGTAAAATAAGAGAAGCAACaaagaacaacaacaattttcttttttttctttttatttttttaaattaaaacaataccACTAGATTCAAATCATACCCCACAGTCAGGCTGCCCAACTCTTTCTGGGAGTTCAACACCATACGGAGCACCCTACACATCATAATTTGATAGAAGGATTTGGTCAGTTAGATTACCACAAAAGCTATGCTGGAAAGCTAAAACCAGCAAAAACAAAGATAATCTCCAATAGGATGTACACggcaaacaaaatcatttattttttacaagaTTTAAGTACTCAACTCCCTTCATTTAAGATAAGATACCAAAAATAAGTGCTTGATTACCTGTGAAACATAAGCAGGGTGATGATATCGACAATTACTTCCATAACCACACAATCCAGTTCTCAAATAATACAGGCAGTCAGGTTCACCAGGTCGATCTGGATATGGACCAGATTGGACCGCACCACCACCCTCCTGATTACCATTGATTTTCAACCTCCAAAATGCTtctgaaattattaaaaaaaccatATAATCAAGATTGAATGGAATGAATCTGCATTGCATAAAAATTCCTCAAGGTACCCAAAAATAGCGACCCGCGTATCAATAAAGAGGAAAcatcaaggaaaaataaataaaaggggcACCCCACAACATTTCAACAAATATTTCGACTTATAACAAATATAATAACAGCATCAAAGAGAGTAATTCAAAAGCatgaattaatattgaatttgaATTGTATCAGCGATCAAACTTcctgaaaacacaaaaaaacacGTCACTGTGATCAACCTAAAAAGCTTGATTCTTTCCAGGCCTCAAAACAATCAATGTTCCTCAAAATCAGAACCGAGATGCCATCCAGCAAAGGGAACAAGGCAAAATTACCTGGTTCCAAACAATCCCAAAACTTTAACTCATCCATCATATAAGCTCCCCAAAAGCCAGAATCTTCAGGACATCGATACGCATTTTACCATGGATCATAACCTCATCAAAACACCCACATAGCCCCAAACACATAAAGCTAGAACAATAACACAAAAATCCAATAATTTCCGACTTGAACCATTTACACATAAAGCTAACTTGATAGCAGTGAGTACTAAGACCACGATCAAacccagaaaataaaaaatattcacaaaaaacGGAACAGATCTCTAAACTACTCAAAAAGATGCCTAAAATACAGAACTACCTTCAATGGTATTATCGGAATGATTATGCGTAGCATTCTTCTGGACCTGCCGGTTTTCTGGCATCGGTAGCACAGAAAAATGCGTGAACCCGCCTTCAACTTTTTTGTCCTCAATTCCTCCAATCAAACACAGAAGAAATTCGTGAATCTTTCACGCCTGTCACAGAAAGGGTATGATCTCGAGCGAATATTGGCGATCAAAGTCGGTGAAATTGAAGGgaatggaggaaaaaaaaaaaaagttgcttcaaaattatataacaaataaaagaaaagaaaaacccagAGAACCACGTTTTTTGAAGAATCAATGCGAGAAATCTAAGacgtatataactatatataccGATTCTATAATTTTtcgctaatttttttttttccttttccttttccttttatctGTTTGGAAAATCTCTTGGATCTTTGAATTTGAAAACCtggaaataatattaaatagtaataacaGTTTTTAACAGAGTAATAATTCATGTACGACTCGTAAATTTTTGTCCTGGTTCGAAATTACGATTTCGTCCACTCgtcttatattttaattaattattatttcaataaatagaaaaacttAAATTACATCTTaccatttaatttattaaaattgagaaaatctgatTATCCCCCATACTCTCATTTATTGTATTTAGATCAATGCAtggtatatttatattaataatttttattttttacattttatttattaatatttagattttttattaaaaagaaaaattaaatattgtagaggattaatattaaataaatataataaatcaaaatattttaatttttatgagtgTGCTTTTTAGGTCTGAGATTTGTCATAATCATGACGTCAGCAGGTGGGGGAGATCAGATTTGGGCCCTTGGATTTGAATCAATATCCGGACCCACAAGGAATTTTGAATATGTGGATAGCATTTgtctaatttgattttttttttttttttaaactcttctttttatgataaaactctttaaaaaaatttaaaaaatttaaaaaattgtgttTAAAATTAACAGAGAAATGCGAAAAATCGTTGCCGTCAAAGCGCGCGAAACAGATTTTGGGGATCACGAGAGTGGTGGGAAAAGTTGCGTGGCAAGATTTGGAGCGTCGGATGTGAATATCTTTTTTCGAAGGAGGTGTGGGACCCCCactgctagagagcaaacgaacATGTCTCTTATTTGATACGCTGAAGGATATTGGGGCCCGCCAGACGGAGGATCAAACGACTCCGTTATCTCCTAATTACAGACTTCCGAAATTGACCCTCCAAGTGCgtacaaattttaaatgaaaatgggcttaattaattaattttttcttttaataaaaggaaataaatactGCCCTTGATTCGTTGATAATTGCTCTCATACTTAATTCACCATTAATCATTAATACACAAAAGACATATACGATGAGGGATTATAAAAGATAagcagaataaataaaataaagtataatttttaaaaaaaaatataacacgAACACATATTAGACAACATTGAATCTTTAAAGAGAATCACTATACAACTAGGGTTTTCAATTAATCTACATTATTTAGGATGTTTATCAACAATAGATTTGTCGTTTGGTAAAATTAAATCTAATGAGAGAaagttttatgataaaataaaggacaaaattgtccttttttttctttttttttttatatcgaGAAACCTTTTTAAGGCAGGGCTCTTCAAATCCGTCCCTATAAAGTAAATTTTAGTTTCAAATTTATCTTAATCTATCTCAAACCAAGCACTGATGagacttattatttttttttaacttcttataaagaaattaaattcatttcaaccTACTTCttacatttaaatacatatctcagtatatttacatttaaatatatctcaataaaatctataaaatattactatttatatatcaactcaaataatttaaaatcatccaAACGAATCTTAAGAATAAAGTAAAGTTAGGTGGAATTTAAAGATTAAAATTCCCTTtcattttcaatataaaaagaagatgatagacaacttttttttatttataattttttatataattatattttaaataaaattattttagtaaaataatttataaaaataacatcattatataaaaacttatttattttaaaatacgaTTTTATAAAGGATGGTAgttaatagaataaataatacTCTCCATCCACGTTCAATGTAAACGGAGAGAATCGGTCCAAAGGAAAAAAGGTAGGCAATAAAGTGTTGGCCAATGAAGTAGAAAGGGAGGGTGGGGGGAGGGCCAAAGTCTTCTTGGCCTCCTCTCCACTTTCCTACCCTTCATTTTCACACCCTGGAGAAAAATACTTCCTGCGTTAGAGATGCCAAAAGCAGGTGGTGTGCACGAATTCGAATGTGCCACCTGTTGTCCTAGAATTAGACGGGAAAAAGAGTTGGATAGTGTGATTCCGATTTCCTACTCAATATCCTCGTACATTACACTCTAATGtagaaagatttttttaaagcaattttaaatattctgtcattaaaaaattataaaaaatataattttattaatagtcatttttttaattataaaaaaaattttaagaattaaaatatataaatagtcatatatttaaaaagaaaaattatatacattatattatcattttatttatattttactaaataagatgtgatatatttattattattaaataattatttattatatatttttttattatcaaataataataaatatatcacattatatataataaaatataaataaaattatgatatgTATAACATTACTACTTTGAGAATCATTCTATTAACAGATCATTGCACCGACGTGTACAGCACAGAATGACCCCGTTAGACATATATGTCAACGTATTTTCTGGTTCTGACTCTGACAATTTGACCCAGACCTGACTTTAATACCTTCGCTTTCCTGCAAAGCTTCCTTGTTCTTGTGCCTGGCCGTCGAGAGCAGAGCGAATGTCTTTTCTTCGAGTAAAATAATCACACGTTGAATGctaaatatttattagaaaattttatttgtaaaagactcttttgtgcactctagtgatatgattagttgtatattaaaaaaaaattaatccaaccaatcatatcagtggagtgcgcagagagtgcgcaaaaatgattgtatgtagcattatttatatttattaccatATAGCTACTTTTAGATTaatatttcttaaatttttttagtacaaatacttttttataatttggaaaaatataatcatgccgtgaaaattataaatttaataaaaaattgatagtTACagtcaaaaatatataattattttaaaaaataaaaataagcacAGACgttacatgaaaataaataatttttttaataataaacttttactattttttaaaatgattgtagaatatttgtatatatttatacggTATATATGATATTACTATTTTAATATTGTAGACACTTTCTACTTTTAGAAATGTTGGAAGGTGGAAAGGAGAAATTCTTTTCCCCCATCAATCAACATGTATGTATTCGAAGGCAAAGGGAGATACAAATACAATAGTATCATAGCACAATTTTGGTCTTTTCTGTGACCCTTATTTtgtagttttagttattttctgCAGGCGAGGTGTCAGGTGATGACAAAGGCACGACGCTCCTCAAATTTATAAGGCTTCACGAGCAAGATAATATATTAATCTTGCATCTTAACCTTCATCATTAA
The genomic region above belongs to Carya illinoinensis cultivar Pawnee chromosome 4, C.illinoinensisPawnee_v1, whole genome shotgun sequence and contains:
- the LOC122307310 gene encoding zinc finger CCCH domain-containing protein 12-like isoform X1, translated to MPENRQVQKNATHNHSDNTIEGKAFWRLKINGNQEGGGAVQSGPYPDRPGEPDCLYYLRTGLCGYGSNCRYHHPAYVSQGAPYGVELPERVGQPDCGYFLKTGTCKYGSTCKYHHPRDRRGAGPVSFNILGLPMRQEEKPCPYYMRTVSCKFGGACKFHHPQPESLGTLLPVAGHGAFGSMASAVVPSPGQPYAGGLPAWSFPRVSYISSPRLPGPESYMPVVLPPPGIVSAQGWNTYMGNMSPLSPNSSTTLLSPNFMYNPKNPGEVGSRGMLPATTLSLPERPDQPECRYFMNTGTCKYGSDCKYHHPKERIAQSGPILPSLPLRPGQAICSYYSMYGVCKYGPTCKYDHPVVAYPHNYSLGLPNVPMLDSSLISYPRSMSTAHSSESSPSKSSRFPDWVQKHDATSNKHEKSDTKTSEDSTEEAGSSPHSVPSSAEPLPDQSG
- the LOC122307310 gene encoding zinc finger CCCH domain-containing protein 3-like isoform X2, yielding MPENRQVQKNATHNHSDNTIEEAFWRLKINGNQEGGGAVQSGPYPDRPGEPDCLYYLRTGLCGYGSNCRYHHPAYVSQGAPYGVELPERVGQPDCGYFLKTGTCKYGSTCKYHHPRDRRGAGPVSFNILGLPMRQEEKPCPYYMRTVSCKFGGACKFHHPQPESLGTLLPVAGHGAFGSMASAVVPSPGQPYAGGLPAWSFPRVSYISSPRLPGPESYMPVVLPPPGIVSAQGWNTYMGNMSPLSPNSSTTLLSPNFMYNPKNPGEVGSRGMLPATTLSLPERPDQPECRYFMNTGTCKYGSDCKYHHPKERIAQSGPILPSLPLRPGQAICSYYSMYGVCKYGPTCKYDHPVVAYPHNYSLGLPNVPMLDSSLISYPRSMSTAHSSESSPSKSSRFPDWVQKHDATSNKHEKSDTKTSEDSTEEAGSSPHSVPSSAEPLPDQSG